The genomic DNA gtatgctaacacacatatgtggaatctaaaaaagaaaaataatggttctcacgaacctaggagcaggacaggaataaagacgcagacgtagagaatggacttgagggtacggggagggggaagggtaaactgggacgaagtgaaagagtggcataaacttatatatacactaccaaatgtaaaatagatagccggtgggaagcagccgcatagcacagggagatcagcttggtgctttgtgaccacctagaggggtgggatagggaggatgggagggagacacaagagggaggggatatggggatatatgtatacgtataactgactcactttgttatacagcagaaactaacacaccattataaagcaattatactccaattaagatgttttaaaaaaaactacaatgagatattactactcacctgtcagaatggttaaaataaaaattagtgggcatccctggtggcgcagtggttaagagtccacctgccaatgcaggggacacgggttcgagccctggtccgggaagaccccacatgccacggagcagctaagcccgtgcgccacaactactgaaggccatgcacctagagctggtgctctgcaacaagagaagccacggcagtgagaagcccgtgcaccacaatgaagagtagcccccactcaccacaactagagaaagcccgcacacagcaacgaagacccaacacagccaaaagtaaaataaataaatttatttaaaaaataaaataaaaaataaaaattagtgacAACCCCAGATGCTGaaaaggatgcagagaaactggatcactcacacattgttggtgggaatgttaactggtacaaccactatgacATAGAATATGgcaggtttgggtttttttttaattaattaatttatttttggctgcgttgggtcttcgttgctgtgcatgggcttcctctagttgcagtgagcgggggctagtcttcgctgcagtgcacgggcttctcattgtggtggcttttcttgttgaggagcacaggctctaggcacccaggcttcagtagttgtggcacatgggctcagtagttgtggcttgcaggctctagagcacaggctcagtagttgtggtgcacgggcttagttaccggaccagggctcgaacttgtgtcccctgcattggccggtggattcttaaccactgcgccaacagtgAAGTCCCGAATATGGCAGTTTTAATCAAAGTAAACATGcccttaccatacaacccagcactTGCAGTCTTGGACATTTGTCTCAGAGatatgaaaacttatgtccacacaaaaacctgtacacaaatgtttgtagcagctttattcctaaaagccccaaactggaaaccactCAGATATGCTTCCCTGGGTTAAACAAacagtggtacatccataccatggaatactattcagcaataaaagggaatgaacAACTTGGATGAACATCAAGGAAATTATGCTGAAGGAAATACAGCCAATATCTAAAGgatacatactgcatgattccatgtatataacaTCCATGAAATAACataattatagaaatggaaatggaaaacagattccAGGAGGCTAAACAAGAGCACAGACAAACACTGGAATTAGACTGGCTTCTAAATCCAGCTCCACCGTGAGCTAGTGGAAGTTTGGGtgaattacttaatctctttgagtCTTGATTTCCACGTTCATAAAatggtttgggttttgttgttgttgttgttaggcCCAAacacttaataagtatttatttcctAAAAAATTAGTAGCTGTTTTgttaaatacacacaaaaatatcatatatgaacttttttttttttggctgtgcagcactgcatgcaggatcttggttccctgaccaaggatgaacccaggccccctgcaatggaaacgTAGAgggttaaccactggactgccagggaagtccccataaaattgttttcattcatttattcagtcagtcaACAAATACTTAGTTCCAGGTGTTGAGGAAagcaatgaacaagacagacaaaaatctTTGCCCTCATGGAGGTGACACTAGTGGGGAGAGAAAGGCAATAAACAAACATACTAATTAATACATATCAGCAGAGAGGATACTATCAGGAAAACTAAAGCAAAGAGGTGAAGAGAAAGCATATGGAGTGCTTAGCAGAATGCTAGAAcatattaaatattcaataaatattagttgttaCACACTGTTATTAATAATCagtaaaaatgctatttttaaagttttacatgtTAGTAAGGGTGAAGGGAAATGAatactctcatacactgctgatgggtgTGCAATTCATACAGCCTCTTTGGAGGCCAATTTGGCAGGTCTTTAAAAATACCCATgccctatgacccagcaaactGAACTCTGGAACCAAACtatctgagttcaaattctggcccTGCTattgaccagctgtgtgacctttggtaaattgtttaacctctctgtgccttggtttcctaatctgtaaaacgAGGATAAAAACATgggcttgttgtgaggattaactgaattcatatatgtaaagcatttagaagagaACTTAGCATACAGTAAgtgttatatatgtatttgttgcATAAATTCCCCTTCTCGATATCTACCTAGGGAAACACACATGTGCGCCAAAAGCAGGTTCAGGGATGCTCATCTACAGCATTGTTTGTAgcagtagaaaaaaatgaaaactacctaAATATTCATCAATAAGGCGATGGTGAAACAAAGGAAGGTATAGTGGTACTATGGAATCCTATGAAAcagcttaaaaaaatgaagtaaatcgCTATGTTCTAACATGGAAAGATCTGTGACAAGTGTTTTTATGTACCAAAAAGCTAAATTCAGAATGATACATATAGGATGATCCTATCTAAACATACaatactgcatatatatatacacatatacatatacagaaaTTTATCTCCATACATAGAAAAAGACCTGGAAGGATACACTTCAAATTGATGTCATTAGAGCTGTTACCTGGTGGGGAGTGTTGGGGGGAGCCTGATTGGATATAAAAGTGgtcaaaaatgattttatattttacaaggaGAATATATTCATCTGTGACTTATGTGATTAAAAAGAACTGTTTTACGTAAGgtggatagctggtgggaagcagccgcatagcacagggagatcaactcggtgctttgtgaccacctggaggggtgggatagagaggatgggagggagagagacgcaagagggaagagatatggagacatatgtatatgcataactgattcactttgttatagggcagaaactaacacatcattgtaaagcaattatactccaataaagatgttaaaaaaaaagaaagaactgtttTAAAGTTTAATGAAGAAGTAACCAAAAGTAACCAAAGGGAattatcttttcaacaaatagttctggaacaattggatatccataagAATAAAATGAACCTCTATCCATATCTTGTTTCATATTAAAAAgttaacacagggcttccctggtggcgcagtggttgagagtccgcctgccgatgcaggggatgcgggttcgtgccccagtccgggaggatcccacattgccgcggagcggctgggcccgtgagccatggccgttgagcctgcgcgtccggagcctgtgctccgcaacgggagaggccataacagtgagaggtccgcgtaccgcaatgttcacagcagcactgtttttaaaaatttaaaaaaaattttttaaaaattaaaaaattggggATCAAAGAACTCCAGGCAGTgaaaaacaacccacagaatgggagaaaatatttgcaaatcatatatctgataaggaattagtatccagaatatttaaagaactcttacaactcaacaattttaaaaaacagacaacccaattcaGAAATAGGCAATGGACTTGAATTAgatatttctccaagaagatatacaaatggctaataaacacatgaaaagatgctcaacatcactaatcattacggaaatgcaaatcaaaatcacaatgaggtataaTTTCTCATCCATTAGggtggctatttttttttaatggaaaataacaagtgttggtgaagacgTGGAGAAATCTGGAACTCTTGTGCAttgctgatgggagtgtaaatgtcattatggaaaacaatttggcagttcctcaaaaacttaaacatagaattaccatatgatccagcaattctgcttctaggtatagacccaaaagaaatgagagaagcaactcagatacttgtacaccaatgtttattgcagcagtattcataatatccaaaaggtggaaacaatccgtgtccatcaacagagaatgGACAAACTGCAGTGTATAcaagcaatggaatattattcagacttaaaaagCAGTGaatgtgggatagggagggtgggagggagggagacgcaagagggaagagatatgggaacatgtgtatatgtataactgattcactttgttataaagcagaaactaacgcaccattgtgaagcaattatactccaataaagatgtaaaaaaaaaagcagtgaaattctgaaacatgctacaatacggatgaaccttgaaaacttttttttttttcagaatactCAGACTTGTTTTATTATAGTACATGGGCTGGGAATGATGGGAGGGGGTGGATGTTGTGGGCAACCACTGCCCTGATTAGCACCGGATGCCCATCCCAATGGCCATGAATGTGCCAAAGGTGCCGCCACTCTGCATCATGGTTTTCCCGATGCCGCCCATCAGCTCCCGACCCCGCATTCTGATGCTGAGACAGGAAAAGGTGCTGAAGAGCGCCCCGGCTGCCATGCCCATGGCGCAACCCATCACAAAGCCCATCTTCACGCGGTCGAAGCAGCTTGGCTGTGACTGTCCATAGGGGCCCACGACCACCGGCATCTTATTCGCGGCCTCAGTCGCTCAGCTCTACGTCTCGAACCTTGaaaactttatgctaagtgaaataagccagatacaaaaggacaaatattttatgattccacttatataagatACTTAGAATAGGCAGATTCACATAgaaaaagtagaatagaggttacaaGGAGTTTAGGagaaggggggaaaggggaacTACTGCTTaaggggtacagagtttctgtttggaaagatgaaaaggttctgaaaatgaataatggtgatgatttcacaacatggtgaatgtatttttttaaaaaacctattcaagtatagttgatttacaatgttgtgttagtttctggtgtacagtaaagtgattcagttttatatatatatatatatatattccttttcatattcttttccattataggttattacaagattttgaatatatttccctgtgctatacaataggaccttgttgtttatctattttatatatagtagtttgtatctgctaatcccaaactcctaatttatccctcctcccacttttcccctttggtaaccataagtttcttttta from Lagenorhynchus albirostris chromosome X, mLagAlb1.1, whole genome shotgun sequence includes the following:
- the LOC132513601 gene encoding reactive oxygen species modulator 1-like, with protein sequence MPVVVGPYGQSQPSCFDRVKMGFVMGCAMGMAAGALFSTFSCLSIRMRGRELMGGIGKTMMQSGGTFGTFMAIGMGIRC